The genomic segment GATGTCCTTCAGAGATCCGGAAACGACCTCTGCGGCAAGCCAACTGCTGCACACGCTGAACCCCGATATGGCGCTCGTGCATCCGTCAGGGCCTGATCTGCCCGAAGAATGTGTGCTCGCGATGGGGACGGACCTGCGGAACTGGGGCTTCACCTCGATGATGCGGCTCCCGTCCTACGCAGGTTGGCTCGCCGGGCAGGATTTCGCCGGCTCCTACGCGCGGTATCGGGAAGTGTTGCAGCTGATCGGTTCTGGTGACCAACGGCGGTTCGTGCTGAAGGCCCCCGCGCACACCGCGGAGCTGGACCACCTGGTGGAGGCGTTTCCGGGTGCGGTCATCGTCCAGATCCACCGCGACATCGTCGAGACGCTGACGTCGGGGGCCACGCTCTTCGGCGTCTACCGGTCCACCTACAGCGACCATGTCGACGCCGTTGACGTCGGACGTCAGCAGGTGTACCAAAGCGAGCTGTGGCTGCGCAGGGCCGTCGAGTTCCGGACGTCCGCGACGGACGCGCCCGTGACGTTCGTCGACCTGGAGTATTCGACGCTGGTCGAGGACACCGCCTCGTGCCTGGCCAAGATCTACGCCGCGGCCGATACGGAGCCGGTCGAGCACCCGGACCGCTTCGTCGCGGCCTACCATGCTGCGCATCCACGGACTGCGCACGCCTATCAACGTTGTACGCCAGAGGATTTCGGCCTCAACCCGGATGAGCTACGTGAGCGATTCTCCTTCCTCTGACGACCGCTGGCGCGGGACATCGTCGGACGAGCGGACCGATGAGCGCCGCGAGCGGCTGCTCGCGGCAGGCTACGCGATCGTCGGCACCCAGGGCGCCTCCGCATTGGCGGTCCGCGGGGTATGCCGTGCGGCGAGCGTCAGCCCGCGCCACTTCTACGAATGCTTTCCCGATACCGACTCGCTGCTGCTCGCCACGTATGAACGTGCCGTACAACAACTTCTCGACGCCGTCGGTGCGGCGCTGACCGGTATGGACGGCCCGTTCGAGGAGCGGTTACGCGCAGTCTTCGACGCCGCGGCCGGGTACTTGGAGGCTCATCCGGAATCCGGGCGCATCATCTTCCGAGAGGCGCTGACCAATGACATCCTGCGCACCCGCGGGGTGATCACGCTGCCCGCGTTTCTGGGCGCGGTGCGCACGATGGCTGCCGAGCCTGGACGGGCTTCCGTCCCGGCAGCCTATCGGCATCTGGAAGCCACGCTGCTATCCGGCGGACTGGCCGCCGTCTTCGTCGAATGGCTCTCCGGTTCAGGCAGATTCACTCGCGACGAACTCGTGTCCTACTGCACGACGGCGAGCCTGACGCTGATGTCCACTGCGCCAACCGAATGAGGGGATCGAGTGTTCGACGAAGAGATGTTCCAGCAGGCGCTGAACCGGCCACGCCTGAAGGGCCACGTGCCGCGATTCCTCGATTCCAATCGGGCCGAACCGATTCGGGTGTACCAGGAACCCGAACTGCAGGCGATGACCAAGCAGTGGTTCGTCGACTTCGACCGCAAACTAGAGCACTACAGCACGCATTTCGACACCGACCTGTCGTGGGTGATGACGTGGGCCAAGAAGTACTGGTGGAGCTTCCTGGTCCGCGACATGGACCTCAATCACGAGCTGTACGCCTCCGACATCCGCTACACCGACGTCACGACCTTCGGCCGCACGATCGTCGGGATCGACGACTTCGTGACGTACAACTTTGCGTTCTTCGACGCGATCCCGGACTGGCGGTATGACCCACTGCCCGACCAGGTCTACCTCGACGTGACGCCGGAGGGCACCGTGCGCACCGTGATCCGCTACATCGGCAGCGGCCATTGGACCGGACCGCTACGGCTTTATCCCTACGACGAGTCGGCGCCCTGCATCTACGGCAACGGCCGGTTCATCCAGGCCCCGGCCGTCGACCGCTACCACTTCAACGCCGACGGGTTGATGGCCGAAGGGGAGACCCTCTACGACATTCTCGACGGCTTGCAGCGCGGGGGAGTGCTGCCTCGAGACGACAGCTGGCTCTTCCATGGCATGTTCGCCGCGTCCCGGATTCCCGTTGTGGCTCAAGCAGCGTGGCGCAGATTGCGCGCCAAGGCCTAGCCCTTCATCTCCGCATAGAGGTCGGTGTAATACGGCAGGCATTTCTTCAGCGCCTGCTCGGTGGTGAACAGCGGCTCGTAACCCAGGTCGCGGCGGGCCTTCTCGATGGAGAAGTAGTTGTCGATCGACACCCGTTCCACCGCAAGCGGTTCCAGCGGCGGCTTGGGCAAGCCGAACTTGAAATGCAGCCACTGCCAGCCGGTCAGCAGCGCGTGGACAAAGCTCCCCGGGATCCAGAAGGTCGGCCATTTTTCGCCGCAGGCCTCCACCACAGGCCGGGAGAAGTCGAACATGTTGATCGGCTCGCCGTCGTTGATGAAGTACGCCTGGCCGGGAGCTGAACCGCCCTCGACCAAATGCTCTGCGGCCAAGATGAATCCGTGTACCAAGTTGTGGACGTACGAGTTGTCCAGCTTGGCGTCCTTATTGCCGACCAGAACCTTGACGTGCCCGGCGATCACGCTCTCGAACAGCTTGCGGAACATTGTCTGATCGCCACGGCCCCAGATGCCGCTCGGTCGGATCGAGCACGTCAGCAGGCCGTCGACGCCACTCTGGCTGAGCACGAACTTCTCGGCGGCCACCTTGGTCTCGGTGTAGAGGTCGTTGAAACGCTCTGTGTACGGCATTGTTTCGTCACCGTTGACGATCGTCTGCCCACCCATGACCACGCTGTTGGACGCGGTGTAGACGAAGCGCTTGACTCCGGCGGCCTGTCCCGCGTGGATCAAATTCTTAGTGCCGCCGACGTTCACGTCGAAGCTGCGCTTGCGGTACTCCTCGGTGGCCGACGCCCCGCCCATCAGGTCGATGATCGCCGCCGTGTGGAAGATCGTGTCGATCCCGTCGACCGCGGCGGCCACCGTTGCGGTGTCGCAGATGTCGCCTTGGAGCACCTCGAGGCGCTCGTGCGGGGGCAGCGACGATGCCGCTCGATCGAAGGCGCGGACGAAGTGTCCGCGCTCGAGCAGCTCGGTCACCAGGTTGGCGCCGACGAATCCGGCGCCGCCGGTCACCAGGACGCGGCCCAGCTCGGTGGTCAGCGTGGCATCACTCATGGCGGCGAGGATAACTGAAACACGTTCCAGTTTTCCAATGTCGCAGGTTATCGCCCTAGCTGATTCAGTCCTCGTCGTCGTCGCGGGAGGAGAGCGCGTCCTCGATGCGTTTGCGCGCTCCGGCTAAGTGCTCCTCGCAGCGTCGTGCCAGTTCCTCGCCTCGTTCCCACAGTTTCAGCGACGAATCAAGATCGAGCCCGCCTTGCTCGAGCACCCGGACCACCTCGATCAGTTGGTCCCGGCAATCTTCGTAGCCAAGCTGACTAATGGGTGTTGTTTCGTCTGGTTCAGGTGGCTGTGTCATGCGTTCCGTCCGTCGGGCCAGTGCTGCTTGCGCCGATTGCGCCGTCGCCCACTCGGATGCGGAGGTGGGTTCCGGCGGGTGCGTCGGCGGTCGAGCGAAGAATCTCCGCCTCGCCTTGTTGGCTGACCACCTGGACGACGGCGTAGCCGCGGGCCAGCGTGGCCGCCGGGCCGAGGGTGGCCAACCGCGCCGCCAAGTGGCCGACGCGATCGGACTCCGCCGCGACCAGCCGCTTGACATCGCGGCGGATACAGGCGCGTGCCCGCTCGATCTCCTCATGGCGATGCGTCAACGCACCCAACGGGTCGGCGAGTACGGGCCGGCTGCGCAGATGGGTCACCGTGCGCTGCTCGCGGCCGACCCAGTTACGCAGCGCCTGGGCGCTGCGGTGCCGCAGCTCGGAGATCAGCGCCAGTTCGGCGGCGGTGTCGGGCACCACCTTCTTGGCGGCGTCGGTCGGGGTGACCGCCCGCATATCGGCGACCAGGTCGCACAGCGGGTTGTCCGGCTCGTGGCCGACGGCGCTGACCACCGGTGTGGTGCAGGCGGCGATCTCGCGGCACAGCGTCTCGTCGGAGAACGGCAGCAGGTCTTCCACGCTGCCACCGCCGCGGGCGATCACGATCACGTCGACGTCGGGGTCGGCGTCGAGTTCGCGCAGTGCCTCGACGATCTGGGCCACGGCGTTCACGCCCTGCACGGCGGTGTTGCGGATCGCGAAGCGCACCGCGGGCCAGCGGGCCGCCGCCACCGTCGTCACATCGTGTTCGGCCGCGCTGGCCCGGCCGGTGATCAGGCCGATGGTCGACGGCAGGAACGGCAGCGGGCGCTTGAGCCGCGGATCGAACAGCCCCTCGGCTTCCAGCAGCCGGCGCAATCGTTCGATGCGGGCCAACAGCTCGCCGACGCCGACGGCGCGAATATCGCTGACGCGCAAGGAGAATGAGCCGCGCACGGTGTAGAAGCTCGGCTTGCCGCACACCACCACCTGGGTGCCTTCGGTGAGCTTCACCGGAGCGGCGAGCACCAGGTCACGCGAGCAACTGATGTCCAGGGACATGTTGGCCGCCGGATCGCGCAGCACCATGTACGCCGTGGAGTTGCGCACGTTGATCTGGGTCAGCTGACCCTCGACCCACACGGTGCCCAGCTTGTCGATCCACCCGGCAACGCGGATGGCCACCGCGCGGACCGGGTACGGGTTCTCCGCAGAGTTGCCCTGGGCGCTGGTCACTTGGCGGACGCGCGGGTGATCCTGTTGGCCAGCAGAGTCTGGAACGGTGCCCGAGCCTTGGAGGTCTCCTCGTAGGCCAGCAGCGCCTCCAGGTCGGCGACGCTCAGCGACTGCAACCGGGCACGCAGCTGCGCCAGCGTCAGCGACTCGTAGTCGAGTTCCTCGGCGATCGGCGGGGCGCTCTTGGTGGCGGTTGCCAGCTTCGATGGTTGCGCTGCGGATTGCGCCTTGACCTCGACGCCGTCGGTCTCGCTGTACAGGGCGAACCGGCCCTCGGTGAGGCGTTCGGAGTCCCGTGCCGGCGCGTCCTCGTCCCCGGGGAGATCCTCGTCGAACGTGGCCCACTCGGGCTGCTCGTCCTTCGGCGGGAAGATGTTCTCCAGGGCGGAGTCGCCCTTGATCACCAGGTCAGCCAGGTCCTGCTGCACCTTCATCACGATGTGCGCGACGGTGCTGGCCACCGTCATCGGGTACATCAGGATGGTTTGGGGCAGCTTGCGGGTTTCCTCGAGTGCGGTGACGGCGGCGCCGACCAGCAGACGAACCCCGTACGGTGCAGTTGCCATGGGCCCCAGCCTACGGCTGGCCCCCTCTGGTTGCGGGAACGTACCCTGAAAGCATGCCGCCTACCGTCAACATGGGGATTCCTGGTGCCGCCAGTTCGGCCGCCGGACCCGTCACCGGCAAGCGGGTGCTGCTGGCCGAGCCGCGCGGGTACTGCGCGGGCGTGGACCGCGCGGTGGAAACCGTCGAGCGCGCCCTGGAGAAGCACGGCGCGCCGGTGTACGTCCGCCACGAGATCGTCCACAACAAGCATGTGGTCGAAACGCTGGCCGCGGCCGGTGCGGTGTTCGTCGACGAGACCGACGAGGTGCCCGAGGGCGCGATCGTGGTGTTCTCGGCCCACGGCGTCGCCCCGACCGTCCACCAGACCGCCGCCGAGCGCAACCTGCAGGTCATCGACGCCACCTGTCCGCTGGTCACCAAGGTCCATAACGAGGCCAAGCGGTTCGCCCGCGACGACTACGACATCCTGCTGATCGGCCACGAGGGCCACGAAGAGGTCGTCGGCACCGCCGGTGAAGCGCCCGATCACGTCCAGGTCGTCGACAACCCCGACGCGGTCGACAACGTCACCGTGCGCGACCCGAACAAGGTCATCTGGCTGTCCCAGACCACGCTGAGCGTCGACGAGACCATGGAGACGGTGCGCCGCCTACGGGAGAAGTTCCCGACGCTGCAGGATCCGCCCAGCGACGACATCTGCTACGCCACCCAGAACCGCCAGGGTGCGGTCAAGGCAATGGCCCCGGAGTGCGATCTGGTGATCGTGGTCGGTTCGCGAAACTCGTCGAACTCGGTGCGACTGGTCGAGGTGGCGTTGGGCGCCGGTGCGCAGTCCTCCTACCTGGTGGACTACGCCGACGACATCGACCCGGCCTGGTTGTCCGGGGTCAACACCGTCGGCGTGACGTCCGGCGCGTCGGTGCCCGAGATCCTCGTGCGCGGGGTGCTGGAGCGGCTGGCCGAATACGGCTACGGCACCGTGCAATCGGTGACGACGGCCAACGAGACGCTGGTGTTCGCGCTGCCGCGCGAGATCCGTCCCGCGCGCGCGTAGGTCAGCTCAGCGGTCGGAACGCCAGGACTCGGCGTCCCAGTCGTTCGCGCTCGGACGACGCGACCGCGACGGGCGGCCCGACTCGGCCTCACCCTCCCCGCGATAACGCACCCGCGACACCGGGTGATGAGTCTCGCTGTCGCCGTTGGCCCGCCCCGGCGGACGCTGGCGCGTCGGCGGCTCGTACGGCGGATACGGCTCATAGGACGGGTAGGCCTCATACGGCTCGAAACGACTGCTGCGCCGCGACGGAGAACCGTAGGGATCCCGGCGCTCACGCGGCTCGCGGGTTTCGCGTGGCTCCCGCGGTTCGCGTGGTTCGCGGCGCGACGACGACGTGCGGGCGCCGGGGTCGCGCGGCTGACGCCGGCGCCGCGGAATCTCGGGATAGTCGGCCACGTCGGCATCTGCGTCGGCCGGGCGACGGCGCGACGACTGACGGCGGGGGCGTTCGGGCGCCTCGGTGATGTCTTCCAGCGGGGGACGGGCATGCCGCGAGCGCGTGGGTGCCGGACGTTTGGCGGGCCGTGCCGACCGGGGCCGCTTCTCGGCGGTCGCGGGGCGGTCGATGCTGTGCTTGCGCTTGGGGGTGTCCTCGACGTCGTCGTCGACGTCGACGTCACCGCGGCGCAGGCCACTGAGCTTGGCTGCCAGTCCGGCAAACAAGCCGGGCCCCGACTCGGCGTCGTCATCGTCGGCAGGGCGGGCCGCCGCCGACGATTTGGCCGACATTCCGAAATACCAGCGCACCAATCCGATCAGCAGGACGCCGGCCGAGGTGAACAGCATCAGCGGGAAGCGCTCGATCAGCGGGTAGCCGAAGTTGATCAGGGTGTCCTTGACGCCGGTGAACGAGGCGCCGTGGAACAGGAAGTAGGAGCCGGGCACCATGACGAACAGGATCAGCGGCGGCTGGATGACGGCGGTGAAAATGCTCGAATGGCGCACCGCGAGAACCGCCGCCACACAGCCGAGGACGTACATGGCGGCGAAGACGCTGCCGAGTTCCTTGTTGCCCGAGCCGGCGTCGAAGGCGAAGCCGATAGTGGTGGCGATCACAGCGATGAGGACGGCTGCCCACCAGGGCACGCCGGGAAGGTTCGGGTGCGCCGAGCGATTCGCGGGGGCCACTGAGGACCTGGCTCGCTGTGCTGACACACGTAGACCGTACCGGCTCCGGCTGAATGTGGACCGTCGGCGGGGCCGCGAGCCGAGGGGTCGTCCGGCGCTTTCTCCTAGACTGTCTTCTCTGTGAGCCTGAGCCTGGGAATCGTCGGTCTGCCCAATGTGGGGAAATCGACCCTATTCAACGCGCTGACCCGCAATAACGTGCTGGCAGCCAACTATCCGTTCGCCACGATCGAGCCGAACGAAGGTGTCGTTCCGCTGCCCGATCCGCGGTTGGCCAAGCTGGCCGAGATCTTCGGCTCCGAGCGGATCCTGCCGGCGCCGGTCACCTTCGTCGACATCGCCGGCATCGTGAAGGGCGCCTCGGAGGGGGCGGGCCTGGGCAACAAGTTCCTGGCCAACATTCGTGAATGCGACGCGATCTGTCAGGTGGTCCGGGTGTTCGCCGACGACGACGTGGTGCACGTCGACGGCAAGGTGGACCCGAAGTCCGACATCGAGGTCATCGAGACCGAGCTGATCCTGGCCGACCTGCAGACGCTGGAGAAGGCCGTGCCCCGGCTGGAGAAGGAAGCCCGCAACAACAAGGACCGCAAGCCGGTGCACGAGGCCGCCGTGGCCGCCCAGGAGTTGCTCAACGGTGGTACGACGCTGTTTGCCGCGGGCAAGAAGGTGGACTCGGCGGTGCTGCGCGAGCTGAACCTGTTGACCACCAAGCCGTTTCTCTATGTGTTCAACTGCGACGAGTCGGTGCTCACCGATGCCGAGAAGGTGGCGGAGCTCAAGGCGATGGTAGCGCCCGCCGACGCGGTGTTCCTGGACGCCAAGATCGAGGAGGAGCTGCAGGAGCTCGACGATGAGTCGGCGGCCGAGCTGCTGGAGTCGATCGGGCAGACCGAGCGCGGTCTGGATGCGTTGGCGCGAGCCGGTTTTCACACGTTGAAGCTGCAGACGTATCTGACGGCCGGGCCAAAAGAGGCGCGCGCGTGGGTGATTCATCAGGGCGACACCGCCCCGAAGGCGGCCGGTGTCATCCACACCGACTTCGAGAAGGGCTTCATCAAGGCCGAGATCGTGTCCTATGACGATCTGGTCGAGGCCGGGAACATGGCCGCGGCCAAGGCGGCAGGCAAGGTGCGCATGGAGGGCAAGGACTACGTCATGGTCGACGGTGACGTGGTCGAGTTCCGCTTCAACGTGTAGGTCGGGCGTTGAGTGTGAATCGTTGTCTGTGCGCACTCGCACGTTGTGTGCGTGAGTTCTCACTCAACGCCCGACGTAGCGCAATCGATGAGTTCAGTCGAGTCGGGAAGTCTGTATCGGCATGGGAAAACTGATCTTCACCGCGACTGTGTCCATCGACGGCTATGCCGCCGACGCCGACGGCGACTTCCAGTGGTCCGCCCCGAACACGGCGGTGTTCGACGTCCACGTCGACCGCATGGCGGCGGTATCCACTGAAGTGCTGGGCCGCAAGACGTTCGAGTTGATGCAGTACTGGGAGACCGATCCCGATGGCGATGTCTGGACCGCAGCCGAACACGAGTTCGCCCGGCGCTGGCGAGGCATCGAGAAGGTGGTGGCGTCGTCGACGCTCACGCCTGGGCAGATCGGACCCCACCGCGTGGTGTCCGACCTGACCTTGGACGAGTTGCGGCGGATCGTCGCCGCCGCCACCGGCGTCGTGGAGATCTTCGGGCCCACGGTCGCGGCCCCCGCGATCCGGGCCGGCCTCATCGAGGAGTTTCACTTCTTCGTCGTCCCCAAGCTAGTGGGCGGCGGCCTGCGCGCGCTGCCCGACGGCGTGCACCTCGACCTGACGCTCGCCGAGCACACGGTCTTCGACAACGGCACCGCGTATCTCCGATACGTGCCCCGCTGAGGGGACGTTAAGCAAGGCAACCCTATGTCGGGCAGCGGAATTCGATGTTGCGCAATGGGGCCGGAAGCGGGGGAGGGAAATCTAGACTCACTCGGACAAGGTCAGCAGCGACCGAGGGGGGTCTGGTGGACGTCGGTGCGCAGATCTCCGTCGACGCGATGGCAGAAGAGGCGGGTTTCGTCGCGCTGCCGCCGGACGTCGGCGTCGTCGTGCAGAACGCCGACGGCGAGATAGTGGCCGCGTCGGAAGTGGCACAGGACATTCTGGGGTTGTCGTTCGGCCAGATGCTGGGTCGGACGTCGCAGGACCCCCGCTGGGCCGCGGTCGACGAGGACGGCCGATTCCTCGAGGGCGCCCAGGCCCCCGCGATGGTCGCTCGCCGCACCGGCGTCGCGGTGCGCAACCGAATCATGGGTGTGCACCGCCCCGGCAGTGATGCCGCGGGGCGCCACGTGTGGCTTTACATCGACGCCGTACCGATCTTTCGTGCCGACGATCCCGACCCGTGGGCGGTGGTGGCTGCGTTCCGGCCGGTCAGCGGCGAGCCGTTGCACGCTCTGCAACTGCGCGAATCCGAGCGACTGTTTCGCATGATCGCTGAATACAGCTCCGACATGGTGGCCTGGCAGCTGGTCGACGAGACCACGTTCCTGTGGGTGTCGCCGGCGTCGCGCACCGTATTGGGCTTCGAGCCGGACGAACTGATCGGCACCTACGGCATCGATCTCGTCCACCCCGACGAACGTGCGTCTCTGGCGGAGTCCTGGCGCACCACCAGCGGTGCGCTGACCAGATTCACGATGCGCATGCGGCACGCGGACGGTGACTACCGATGGATCGAGACCACCGCGCACGTCCTGCCCTCCGACGGCGACCGACCGCAGCAGATGATCACCGCGCACCGCGACGTCAGCGATCGCGTGAATGCTGAACGCGCCCG from the Mycolicibacterium crocinum genome contains:
- a CDS encoding TetR/AcrR family transcriptional regulator produces the protein MSDSPSSDDRWRGTSSDERTDERRERLLAAGYAIVGTQGASALAVRGVCRAASVSPRHFYECFPDTDSLLLATYERAVQQLLDAVGAALTGMDGPFEERLRAVFDAAAGYLEAHPESGRIIFREALTNDILRTRGVITLPAFLGAVRTMAAEPGRASVPAAYRHLEATLLSGGLAAVFVEWLSGSGRFTRDELVSYCTTASLTLMSTAPTE
- a CDS encoding 3-beta-hydroxysteroid dehydrogenase, translated to MLAAMSDATLTTELGRVLVTGGAGFVGANLVTELLERGHFVRAFDRAASSLPPHERLEVLQGDICDTATVAAAVDGIDTIFHTAAIIDLMGGASATEEYRKRSFDVNVGGTKNLIHAGQAAGVKRFVYTASNSVVMGGQTIVNGDETMPYTERFNDLYTETKVAAEKFVLSQSGVDGLLTCSIRPSGIWGRGDQTMFRKLFESVIAGHVKVLVGNKDAKLDNSYVHNLVHGFILAAEHLVEGGSAPGQAYFINDGEPINMFDFSRPVVEACGEKWPTFWIPGSFVHALLTGWQWLHFKFGLPKPPLEPLAVERVSIDNYFSIEKARRDLGYEPLFTTEQALKKCLPYYTDLYAEMKG
- a CDS encoding exodeoxyribonuclease VII small subunit; this encodes MTQPPEPDETTPISQLGYEDCRDQLIEVVRVLEQGGLDLDSSLKLWERGEELARRCEEHLAGARKRIEDALSSRDDDED
- a CDS encoding sulfotransferase family protein, with amino-acid sequence MTWTPPVRGPVAQQIYAAAEKDRADRPEHYRFDADAVVQRATKRGARVEDFADGWEDGLETFLRSAEEEAALNAVGIRMALQSAAGRLSAGAHIAAAFREDPYLRNTPLAPPIVILGGWRTGTTFLFRLLGRDPRLHAPLPVELVAPWMSFRDPETTSAASQLLHTLNPDMALVHPSGPDLPEECVLAMGTDLRNWGFTSMMRLPSYAGWLAGQDFAGSYARYREVLQLIGSGDQRRFVLKAPAHTAELDHLVEAFPGAVIVQIHRDIVETLTSGATLFGVYRSTYSDHVDAVDVGRQQVYQSELWLRRAVEFRTSATDAPVTFVDLEYSTLVEDTASCLAKIYAAADTEPVEHPDRFVAAYHAAHPRTAHAYQRCTPEDFGLNPDELRERFSFL
- a CDS encoding nuclear transport factor 2 family protein — translated: MFDEEMFQQALNRPRLKGHVPRFLDSNRAEPIRVYQEPELQAMTKQWFVDFDRKLEHYSTHFDTDLSWVMTWAKKYWWSFLVRDMDLNHELYASDIRYTDVTTFGRTIVGIDDFVTYNFAFFDAIPDWRYDPLPDQVYLDVTPEGTVRTVIRYIGSGHWTGPLRLYPYDESAPCIYGNGRFIQAPAVDRYHFNADGLMAEGETLYDILDGLQRGGVLPRDDSWLFHGMFAASRIPVVAQAAWRRLRAKA
- a CDS encoding DUF6542 domain-containing protein — its product is MSAQRARSSVAPANRSAHPNLPGVPWWAAVLIAVIATTIGFAFDAGSGNKELGSVFAAMYVLGCVAAVLAVRHSSIFTAVIQPPLILFVMVPGSYFLFHGASFTGVKDTLINFGYPLIERFPLMLFTSAGVLLIGLVRWYFGMSAKSSAAARPADDDDAESGPGLFAGLAAKLSGLRRGDVDVDDDVEDTPKRKHSIDRPATAEKRPRSARPAKRPAPTRSRHARPPLEDITEAPERPRRQSSRRRPADADADVADYPEIPRRRRQPRDPGARTSSSRREPREPREPRETREPRERRDPYGSPSRRSSRFEPYEAYPSYEPYPPYEPPTRQRPPGRANGDSETHHPVSRVRYRGEGEAESGRPSRSRRPSANDWDAESWRSDR
- the ychF gene encoding redox-regulated ATPase YchF: MSLSLGIVGLPNVGKSTLFNALTRNNVLAANYPFATIEPNEGVVPLPDPRLAKLAEIFGSERILPAPVTFVDIAGIVKGASEGAGLGNKFLANIRECDAICQVVRVFADDDVVHVDGKVDPKSDIEVIETELILADLQTLEKAVPRLEKEARNNKDRKPVHEAAVAAQELLNGGTTLFAAGKKVDSAVLRELNLLTTKPFLYVFNCDESVLTDAEKVAELKAMVAPADAVFLDAKIEEELQELDDESAAELLESIGQTERGLDALARAGFHTLKLQTYLTAGPKEARAWVIHQGDTAPKAAGVIHTDFEKGFIKAEIVSYDDLVEAGNMAAAKAAGKVRMEGKDYVMVDGDVVEFRFNV
- a CDS encoding lipid droplet-associated protein codes for the protein MATAPYGVRLLVGAAVTALEETRKLPQTILMYPMTVASTVAHIVMKVQQDLADLVIKGDSALENIFPPKDEQPEWATFDEDLPGDEDAPARDSERLTEGRFALYSETDGVEVKAQSAAQPSKLATATKSAPPIAEELDYESLTLAQLRARLQSLSVADLEALLAYEETSKARAPFQTLLANRITRASAK
- the xseA gene encoding exodeoxyribonuclease VII large subunit, coding for MTSAQGNSAENPYPVRAVAIRVAGWIDKLGTVWVEGQLTQINVRNSTAYMVLRDPAANMSLDISCSRDLVLAAPVKLTEGTQVVVCGKPSFYTVRGSFSLRVSDIRAVGVGELLARIERLRRLLEAEGLFDPRLKRPLPFLPSTIGLITGRASAAEHDVTTVAAARWPAVRFAIRNTAVQGVNAVAQIVEALRELDADPDVDVIVIARGGGSVEDLLPFSDETLCREIAACTTPVVSAVGHEPDNPLCDLVADMRAVTPTDAAKKVVPDTAAELALISELRHRSAQALRNWVGREQRTVTHLRSRPVLADPLGALTHRHEEIERARACIRRDVKRLVAAESDRVGHLAARLATLGPAATLARGYAVVQVVSQQGEAEILRSTADAPAGTHLRIRVGDGAIGASSTGPTDGTHDTAT
- a CDS encoding 4-hydroxy-3-methylbut-2-enyl diphosphate reductase, giving the protein MPPTVNMGIPGAASSAAGPVTGKRVLLAEPRGYCAGVDRAVETVERALEKHGAPVYVRHEIVHNKHVVETLAAAGAVFVDETDEVPEGAIVVFSAHGVAPTVHQTAAERNLQVIDATCPLVTKVHNEAKRFARDDYDILLIGHEGHEEVVGTAGEAPDHVQVVDNPDAVDNVTVRDPNKVIWLSQTTLSVDETMETVRRLREKFPTLQDPPSDDICYATQNRQGAVKAMAPECDLVIVVGSRNSSNSVRLVEVALGAGAQSSYLVDYADDIDPAWLSGVNTVGVTSGASVPEILVRGVLERLAEYGYGTVQSVTTANETLVFALPREIRPARA
- a CDS encoding dihydrofolate reductase family protein produces the protein MGKLIFTATVSIDGYAADADGDFQWSAPNTAVFDVHVDRMAAVSTEVLGRKTFELMQYWETDPDGDVWTAAEHEFARRWRGIEKVVASSTLTPGQIGPHRVVSDLTLDELRRIVAAATGVVEIFGPTVAAPAIRAGLIEEFHFFVVPKLVGGGLRALPDGVHLDLTLAEHTVFDNGTAYLRYVPR